The Osmerus eperlanus chromosome 1, fOsmEpe2.1, whole genome shotgun sequence genome includes the window ATGTTAGCCTGTCTTCAGAAAGGCACTAAAAGAACGCGTGTGCCTGAGCCAGACACGTCAACAGAGGTCCAAGTCCAACCAGAAACATCGGGTAGGCTACGAATCATgagcttcaaacttgtttaaataaatacatttatgtatggctgcgggaactaggggtgctgagggtgctgcagcaccccctgacagcacaaGAATTAAAAATGATATGACTTtaaaatccaccaccgcggaatagccccgcagtagcggactggccatcggaaACACCtggagaagaataacgatggaaaaccaggataagaaacgtaagggtggggctgaaaaataaagagaaaaaaatacataactttcactagacaaggttttaccaattaaaAAACGGCCATTTTTATGTTacacaaagctcaaaaaactattttgcgctcaaataaaggccaaaaaagtTGGCCTTTAAGTATCGaactcccgaactagcatcacatcaaacagactATGCATGCATTACAGGCAGCTGTGTACGGGTGCCGGTTCTGGTGGACTGGTCTGGataaaagtccagggcctatttttactcccagtccgtccctgccgccCCGGAACATTAAGccacccccctgataaaatatgttCCCGAGGCTATGCATTTATGTTGTTAACAAATAGTCTAACAATAATTTGTTGTTGTACCAGCAATATCTCCAAGTTTTGTTTTTCACTGTAGAAATCTCAAATTTCATAATGATTTGCCAATGCAAGAGAGTACCGGCACctttttttctccacttcaagCACTGTTTATTACCAAGGTTGCAAACACCTTCACTACGTGGTTGCAGAAAAGCTTCTAAATATGCATCATAGGCCTGCAAATCTAAGATCATACCCAGTAATGGAAATTCGTTTTTGTAAATAAATGATCACACACATGGATCTATAAACATCCATAAAttgaatattatttttattggtcTGATATCGATATCAAATTAAGGATTTTAGACATATGTAATATATACATATGTAAAATCCTTATGGAACGACACATAATAATGAACCTTAACTTCAGAAACTAGACTCTATTTCAGTTGATACATCATTACTACTATCAAAACaaggcatctctctctctctacccattTCAGCTGGTCCCTACAGACATTCTTCTCTCAGGTCTCATTCAGGGAGCAGCTATATAAACCTCTACCTTCTTGTTTTACCTGCTGGTCCCATAGACAGGGATAGGAAGGTTGTTAGCAGGGCGGACAGTCAGGCAGTCCAATCAGCCCAACAATCAGTTACTCAAACAGACACAGTTAGtgggaccaggtgtgtgtgtgtgagcaggtgtgtgtttgttcctgcCCCGGCCTCCTGCACCGAGGTAGGTGTTGCTCTAACAGTGATCATAGTAAGAATATGTGTACGCATCTACAGAATAATACAGTATGACAACATTCAGTTGTCACTTTTTTTCACCTGTGTTTGCCATTCACATTGAGGTGGGaagcgttttttttcttctttcagttTAGGAATGTATTGTGTTGTAATCTATTCTAGTTCTGAGATTCTGCTTAATTTCCTCAAGGTAAATGCATGTTGTATACATGATTGTTTTTCTGTGATTGTGAGTGATATGTACGGATCTGAAGAAAGTGCTCTAACAAGCTGTATTTCAATGtactgtgtatgtgggtgtgtgtgtgtgagagagtgtgagagtgtgagagtgtgagagtgtgcagtGAGACCAATCACAGATGCTATGAACTCCACTACCAGACTGGATGATTTCAACAATGCCTTCATCAAGAACTTCATCAGTTGCTTTCTGGGtgtcctcatcaacaccatcaacgGTTTCTTCGTGTACATCTTCTTCCGGAATGCCACATTCCAGCGTGACCCACGTTATATTCTCTATGTACACCTGGTACTCAACGACATCCTCATGCTGACCATCGCGGTGTTTCTACAGGTCAGCATGGGGTCACTATGATTCAGTCGAGTTTGCTCAGGGAGCGAGTCTAAAAATGTGCACCGAGTGCAAAAGATGTCATTGAATCGATGAACGTTAACTTGTTTCTTATTGTGATGCAGATCCTGTCGTACCTCGTCCCCTTTATCAACCTATCCTTCTGCTGCTTTCTTGTGCTTCTGGCGGTGACGACCGATCGGAACAGCCCGTTCAACCTGGCGGGCATGGCGGTGGAGCGCTACATCGCCGTGTGCCGCCCGCTCCACCACGCCCAGATCTGCACGGTCCGCCGCACCTATGTTCTGATCGGCCTGATCTGGTGTGTCTCCCTGGTCCCCAGTCTAAGCGACATCGTCCTCCTGCTCGTCACACAGCCTCTTGCCATCTTCTCCTCTCGGGTTCGGTGCCACGTAGCCGCCGTGAACTACACGCCGTACCACCAAGGCCAATCCGTGGCCGTCCAGGTCATTAACCTGTCCTTTGTCTTCCTAACGCTGATCGTCACCTACCTCAAGGTCATGTTTGCCGCTAGGAGGGCCACCACAGACCAGGCCTCCGCCATGAAGGCCCGCAACACCATCCTGCTCCACGCGCTCCAACTCCTGATCTGTATGCTGGCCTACTTCACCCCGCTCACCAACATGGTCCTTCTCTACGCCTTCCCCCAGCAACGCACCACCATCCTGTTCACCAACTTCCTGTTCACCAGCATCCTGCCTCGCCTCCTCAGCCCACTCATCTACGGGGTCAGGGACCAGAAGATGCTGAACTGCATCAAAGTTTCCCTGTCTTGCAGACAAACTACTGCAAGGGTCAGGCCCAATGCTGCTCAAAGGAAAAGTAACAGTTTTAAGGGTGCAAGGAGAAAGCTAGAGTTATGTGGGGCAGGGGGTATAGATAAAGTTTGAAAAAGCATTTtgaaagaataaaaataaagatACACAGCTCATACAACAGAATATCCCATCATTGTCAGGCCAGTAGGTGCTCGAGAGAATACCTTCTTGTAAGAGAAGGGTAATGTGCAGACATGGCCAGCACTATTCATTACTGGGACTGCGCAGTAAGATATGGACAGCTATTTGCAGCTGACCTTATTCATAATCACATATTTGTCATGGTAAAGTGTAGGTGCAGTGGAGGAATTTGAACACTAGATGTAGCACTTGtcaaggacaaacacacaaaatattTTCATTGGTGTATGTTAAGAGTCAATGGGTTTGTAAATTAAGCTATTGTACTAATCCAGAATGACGACTTCAACACAAGATTAAGCACTTACGCTCATCGTGCATTCAAGCACCCGTTTAAGTTGACTACGAATGGAAAAGACTGGTAGATCGGCATTATCAATTATATTGCTACACCACACTTAATTGTTTCTTTGTGTTCTGTAAATGGACAATAAACGGACAAAAACTAAGGCTTTCTACGGCTGCTCTTTTTATCTGATCTATTAAAGTTGTGCAACATAAATAGACCTTCTTGTGGAAATATCATAATTACCATTCTCGGTCCTTGATGTTGAGAACTTTTTTTACAGATTGGATTTCAGAGCAAGGCAAGTTGGGGAGAGATAAATTCGTCACGAACCGAAGAGTGGCGTAGAATGCCGATGAACCTCTTCTTGATTGTACAGACAAGCCCGAAATCACAGCGGGGAATGGGGCACTGATGGTAGGCTGTCAAGAACGTGACGGAGCCGGGAGCAAGGTGAACTACTAATATAAGATAGAATTTCGAAAGCCTAACGGAAATCTAACAATTTGCGTAGACTGGGATAGGCTGCCTAAGTGAGATATTTAGAGGATTAGGTGCCGACTTTTTTTGAAGTTTACAAAATGATATGGCTTCTATTGGATGTTTAATAATGATAAActtgactaaccctaacccttgatATTAAACAATGGGATAGAAGCAGACCTTTTGTCCATGATGCAACCCAGGTAAAGGTAAAGAAGTGCACTTAACTTTAAGGTAGGTCTCCTTTAAATTATCTAATGTTTGTAAAGAAACCACTTAGTTGTTTCTGAATGAATTCATTTGAATAGGTTTATACGACATTTTCCGTTGCTGTGATTTAGATTGGAGGGCTGCTCTTTTCCTCTGAATAATACATCAACTGATTGTCTGTCTGCGTTTAGTAGCCAATTCCCTTGGGAGTTCTGTGTAGAGATACCTCGTCTTAATATGATTTATCTGAGAGAATCCCTGGAACATAAACGTCCAGAGGTCACAATTTTGGCTACCCTATATAAAAAACATGTAAGCCTGGTTAATTACATTCCTCCTAGTAGTAGGGCTATGCTGTGCCGCTGGTAGGCTACACCCCCGTCACAAACGGCTACACCTGGAGATGCACGTTGCTGGCCAAGTTCTTGCTAAGGTAGCCAAATAGCCTACGGGCCTGTATCAATAGCTTCGTTTAAAGCACAGGCTTAAACCACTTGATCATCGTTTCGTCAACTGTTTAGAAACTGCTAGGGAATTAACCCCTGTAGGACTGGGCTCCGGTGGTAACTCCACGGTGCATGTTTAGGCTA containing:
- the LOC134018812 gene encoding odorant receptor 131-2-like encodes the protein MNSTTRLDDFNNAFIKNFISCFLGVLINTINGFFVYIFFRNATFQRDPRYILYVHLVLNDILMLTIAVFLQILSYLVPFINLSFCCFLVLLAVTTDRNSPFNLAGMAVERYIAVCRPLHHAQICTVRRTYVLIGLIWCVSLVPSLSDIVLLLVTQPLAIFSSRVRCHVAAVNYTPYHQGQSVAVQVINLSFVFLTLIVTYLKVMFAARRATTDQASAMKARNTILLHALQLLICMLAYFTPLTNMVLLYAFPQQRTTILFTNFLFTSILPRLLSPLIYGVRDQKMLNCIKVSLSCRQTTARSESVFNLFSFSLQRLLDHYINFEA